A section of the Plutella xylostella chromosome 18, ilPluXylo3.1, whole genome shotgun sequence genome encodes:
- the LOC105394937 gene encoding brachyurin-like, translating to MLKVLFFVLLPVVLSASDCDGPECEIRSKLHRLSSGEAAEAHARPFQVALYLRVGASGPLGFCGGALVSPQWVLTAAHCCFHQGTQVDHVQAVLGAHSLYSRFENGRRVVAVDAVVAHPEWDAPGFHHDIALLRLANTVQLTDTIDVVRLPYLSISSFNFAGLPALASGWGIPAEGVNFLSPTLRQKRLSVITDSLCNSVYSQQLPDNIICGLDIRDGAGTCKGDNGGPLTIFYNQTEEHILVGVASFVGVDGCTIDRPSVFTRVQRYLQWISDTAGIPLQ from the exons atgcTGAAAGTATTGTTTTTCGTGCTTTTGCCTGTTGTGCTAAGTGCGAGTGACTGTGACGGTCCTGAGTGCGAGATTCGATCGAAACTACACAGATTGTCTTCAGGGGAAGCTGCTGAAGCACATGCTAGACCTTTTCAG GTGGCTCTATACCTGCGAGTGGGCGCCTCGGGGCCGCTGGGCTTCTGCGGGGGCGCCCTAGTGAGCCCCCAGTGGGTGCTGACCGCGGCTCACTGCTGCTTCCACCAGGGGACGCAAGTGGACCATGTGCAG GCAGTACTAGGCGCGCACTCGCTCTACTCCCGGTTCGAGAACGGGCGGCGCGTGGTGGCCGTGGACGCCGTGGTCGCGCATCCGGAGTGGGATGCCCCCGGCTTCCACCACGACATCGCGCTGTTGCGACTGGCCAACACCGTGCAGCTTACTG ACACAATAGACGTGGTGCGGCTGCCGTACCTCAGCATCTCATCGTTCAACTTCGCTGGACTGCCGGCCCTGGCGTCCGGGTGGGGCATTCCGGCTGAAG GTGTAAATTTCCTCTCGCCGACTCTCCGACAGAAGCGTTTATCAGTGATCACGGACAGTCTCTGCAACAGCGTCTACTCTCAGCAACTGCCGGACAACATCATCTGTGGCCTGGACATCCGGGATGGAGCCGGCACTTGCAAG GGGGACAATGGTGGTCCATTAACAATCTTCTACAATCAGACTGAGGAACATATTTTG GTTGGGGTGGCGTCGTTTGTGGGCGTCGACGGCTGCACCATCGACCGACCCTCGGTCTTCACCCGCGTGCAGAGATACCTGCAGTGGATCTCCGACACCGCCGGGATTCCACTCCAGTGA
- the LOC105388850 gene encoding collagenase — protein sequence MRCLVLLLFVAAATAGVPSDADYIKNYHELVGIPMATRVKAMEDQWLRNPLNRIIGGAASANINHPYMAGLVITMVNRAQSGCGATLLSSSRVVTAAHCWADSVNQAAQFEVVLGSQYLFSGGTRIVTTQVYTHPSYNPRISAIKYDVAMVYLPSRVAFNGLIAPVALPSAAEANDQFARAMATAIGYGRTSDTASWTLETYRREVNAQVMNQMDCLRSWQAGTIEPYHLCTEGNKSNNNVNNVGVCGGDSGGPLTTFKNGRQILIGIISFSAPQCEQGHSSGYTRVTSFLDFITQQMIL from the exons ATGCGTTGTTTGGTTCTGCTCTTGTTTGTCGCCGCGGCGACGGCGGGTGTTCCCAGTGATGCGGATTACATCAAGAACTACCACGAGCTCGTGGGCATTCCTATGGCCACGAGGGTCAAGGCGATGGAAGACCAGTGGCTGAGGAACCCGCTCAACAGGATCATCGGGGGTGCCGCGTCCGCCAACATCAACCATCCTTACATG GCTGGTCTGGTGATCACGATGGTTAATAGGGCTCAATCGGGTTGCGGCGCCACGCTCCTGTCGTCCAGCCGCGTGGTGACGGCCGCGCACTGCTGGGCAGACTCCGTGAACCAGGCCGCGCAGTTCGAGGTGGTCCTCGGCTCCCAGTACCTCTTCAGCGGAGGCACCAGGATTGTCACCACCCAGGTCTACACGCACCCGTCCTACAACCCCAGGATCAGCGCCATCAAATACGATGTCGCTATGGTCTACCTTCCGTCCCGCGTCGCTTTTAATG gcCTCATCGCCCCTGTTGCACTACCTTCAGCTGCTGAGGCTAATGATCAATTTGCCAGAGCCATGGCTACCGCAATCGGATACGGCAGAACCAGCGATA CCGCGTCGTGGACTCTGGAAACGTACCGTCGTGAGGTGAATGCTCAAGTGATGAACCAGATGGACTGCCTGCGCAGCTGGCAAGCTGGCACCATCGAGCCATACCACCTCTGCACTGAGGGCAACAAGAGCAACAACAACGTCAACAATGTCGGCGTCTGCGGAGGAGACTCCGGTGGACCTCTCACCACTTTCAAGAACGGAAGGCAAATCCTC ATTGGTATAATCTCGTTTTCCGCTCCGCAATGTGAACAAGGACACTCGTCAGGGTACACCAGGGTCACCAGCTTCCTCGACTTCATCACCCAACAGATGATTCTCTAA
- the LOC105388849 gene encoding brachyurin, with protein MRCLLLLVFVAAATAADVPTSSDVDYIKNYHELVGIPLAAKIKAMEDQWLRNPLNRIIGGAASANINHPYMAGLVITLTTGGRTGCGATLLSSSRLVTAGHCWADSVNQAAQFEVVLGSQYLFSGGTRIITNQVFTHPLFDRRNPLKYDVAMIYLPSRVTFSALISPVALPSAAEVNDQFAGATATAIGYGKTSDAEVGLSLQTFRREVNVQVMAQPLCRASWGAGVIEPYNLCTEGNRSNNNLNNVGVCGGDSGGPLTTFKNGRQILIGVISFAADGNCQSGYASGYTRVTSFLDFITQHLQL; from the exons ATGCGTTGTTTGCTTCTGCTGGTGTTTGtcgcggcggcgacggcggccgATGTGCCTACCTCTAGTGATGTGGATTACATCAAGAACTACCATGAGCTCGTGGGTATTCCTCTCGCAGCGAAGATCAAGGCGATGGAAGACCAGTGGCTGAGGAACCCGCTCAACAGAATCATCGGCGGCGCCGCATCTGCCAACATCAACCATCCTTACATG GCTGGTCTGGTGATCACGTTGACAACTGGAGGTCGCACGGGCTGCGGCGCCACGCTCCTGTCATCCAGCCGTCTGGTGACGGCCGGCCACTGCTGGGCAGACTCCGTGAACCAGGCCGCCCAGTTCGAGGTGGTCCTCGGCTCCCAGTACCTCTTCAGCGGAGGCACCAGGATCATCACCAACCAGGTCTTCACGCACCCGCTGTTTGACCGTAGAAATCCACTCAAATACGATGTTGCTATGATCTACCTTCCGTCTCGCGTCACTTTTTCTG CCCTCATCTCCCCAGTGGCGCTTCCCTCCGCTGCTGAGGTTAATGATCAATTTGCGGGAGCGACTGCTACCGCGATCGGATACGGCAAAACCAGCGATG CGGAGGTCGGTTTGTCTCTTCAAACGTTCCGTCGTGAGGTGAACGTGCAGGTGATGGCTCAGCCGCTGTGCCGAGCGAGCTGGGGGGCCGGCGTGATCGAGCCCTACAACCTCTGCACCGAGGGCAACCGCAGCAACAACAACCTCAACAATGTCGGCGTCTGCGGAGGGGACTCCGGCGGCCCTCTCACCACTTTCAAGAACGGAAGGCAAATCCTC ATTGGAGTAATTTCCTTTGCTGCTGATGGAAACTGTCAAAGTGGATACGCGTCAGGGTACACCAGGGTCACCAGCTTCCTCGACTTCATCACCCAACATTTACAACTCTAA
- the LOC105394935 gene encoding collagenase, producing the protein MRGLVLLVLVAAAAAAADVPDAAYIANYHMLVGIPHATRIKEMEDQWLSSPLHRIVGGAASAISSHPYLAGLVITFPNGARSACGSTLLSANRLVTAAHCWVDSVNQAAQFEVVLGSQYLFSGGTRIVTTQVYTHPSYNPRISPIAFDVAMIYLPTRVTFNANIAPVDLPFTTDITEQFAGVTATAIGYGKTTDLESLTLQTFRREVSLQVMAQPQCITAWAAGTIQDYNLCTAGRSLQSTNVGVCGGDSGGPLTTLRNGRRVLIGVISFAAAQQCHSGFASGYSRTTSFYQFILEHLLVN; encoded by the exons ATGCGTGGTTTGGTTTTGTTGGTGTTGGttgcggcggcagcggcggcggcggatgtGCCTGATGCTGCATACATCGCGAACTACCATATGCTGGTGGGGATTCCCCACGCCACCAGGATCAAGGAGATGGAAGACCAGTGGCTCAGCAGCCCGCTGCACCGGATCGTGGGCGGGGCCGCGTCCGCTATCTCCAGCCATCCTTACTTG GCTGGCCTGGTGATAACCTTCCCGAATGGAGCGCGCTCGGCCTGCGGATCCACGCTCCTCTCCGCCAACCGCTTGGTGACGGCCGCGCACTGCTGGGTAGACTCCGTGAACCAGGCCGCGCAGTTCGAGGTGGTCCTCGGCTCCCAGTACCTCTTCAGCGGAGGCACCAGGATCGTCACCACCCAGGTCTACACGCACCCGTCGTATAACCCCAGGATTAGTCCGATTGCCTTCGATGTCGCTATGATCTACTTGCCTACCCGCGTCACTTTTAATG CAAACATCGCCCCAGTTGACCTCCCCTTCACGACTGATATTACTGAACAATTCGCGGGAGTGACTGCTACTGCCATCGGATACGGAAAGACCACTGACT TGGAGAGCCTAACCCTCCAGACGTTCCGTCGCGAGGTGAGCCTGCAGGTGATGGCGCAACCGCAGTGCATCACCGCCTGGGCAGCCGGCACCATCCAGGACTACAACCTGTGCACGGCGGGGCGCAGCCTGCAGTCCACCAACGTGGGCGTTTGTGGAGGAGACTCCGGTGGCCCGCTGACCACGCTCAGGAATGGACGACGAGTTCTT ATTGGTGTAATTTCCTTCGCGGCCGCGCAGCAGTGCCACAGCGGGTTCGCGTCAGGGTACTCACGAACCACCAGCTTCTACCAGTTCATCCTCGAACATTtgttagtaaattaa